The DNA segment CGCAGCGATGTCGGCCGCCGTTGCCGTAACGCAAGGAATGCCAAGGGCGACGCAATTACCGAAGAAGATGTCCGCGAACGATTCCCCCACAAGTGCCTTGATCCCCCAGCGGAGCAGCGCCTGCGGCGCATGCTCCCGCGACGAACCGCAGCCAAAGTTCTTGTTGACCACAGCGATCCGCGGCCCCTTCGCCGCAAAGGGCGGATGGTCCATGGCGTGCCCGAGCGAGCGCCCCTCGGCATCGAAGCGCGCGTCGTGAAACGCGTATTGGCCCATACCGTCGAAAGTAATGGCCTTCATGAACCGCGCCGGAATAATGCGGTCCGTGTCGATGTCGTTGCCGCGCAGCGGTATAGGCCGCCCGGCTACCCTTGTAATGGAAACTAACGCCATCGTCGTCAGTTGCCCTCCGTTCGTCGGTCGTTGCGCCGCGCCTGCGCTCAGGCGGCGCGGTCGCGGAGCAGCTCGCGCACGTCCACGACGTGCCCCTCGATCGCCGCGGCTGCCACCATGGCGGGACTCATCAGCAGCGTTCTGCCGGTCGGGCTACCCTGGCGACCCTTGAAGTTGCGGTTGCTGGACGACGCGCACATCTGCCGGCCTTCGAGACGGTCGGGGTTCATGGCAAGACACATCGAGCAGCCGGGCAGCCGCCATTCGAAACCGGCGGCACGGAAGACCTCGTGCAAGCCCTCCGCTTCGGCCGCGCGCGCCACCGCCTCCGAGCCCGGTACGACCAGCGCCTTGACGTGCGCGGCCACATGCCCGCGCCGCGCCACCCGCGCTGCCTCGCGCAGATCGGACAGCCGCCCGTTGGTACACGAACCGATGAACGCCACGTCGATACGCGTGCCGCGAATCGGTGCTCCCGGCACGAGGCCCATGTACTCGAAGGCGTCTTCAGCCACTGCCAGCTCGTCCGCCGAGAACGACTCCGGTGCGGGAATCGTTTCGTCGACACCGATCGCCTGCCCCGGGTTAATACCCCAGGTGACCGTCGGCGCAATGCCGCCGCCGTCCATACGCACCACATCGTCGTAACCCGCGCCGGCATCGGAGGCCATCGACAGCCACCACGCCTTCGCCCGATCGAACGCCGCCCCCGCCGGCACGAACTCCCGCCCCCGCAGGTATTCGACGGTGGTCGCATCCGGATTGACGTAACCGAGCCGGGCGCCGCCTTCGATGCTCATGTTGCAGACGGTCATGCGCTCTTCCATGCTCATGCGCTCGAAGACCGGCCCGGCGTATTCGTAAGCGTAACCGACTCCCCCCTTCACGCCGAGCTTGCGGATGATGTGCAGCACGACATCCTTGGCGTAGACTCCCGGCCCGAGCGTCCCGCTCACCTCGATCCGGCGCACGCGCGGCCGGCTCATCGCGAGGCACTGACTGGCCAGCACGTCCCGCACCTGACTGGTACCGATGCCGAACGCTACCGTCCCCAGCGCCCCGTGGGTGCTGGTGTGGCTGTCGCCGCAGGCGATCGTCATCCCCGGCTGTGTCAATCCCAGCTCCGGCCCGAGCACGTGAACGATACCCTGATGCCCGGTTGCCGCATCGAAGAATCGGATGCCGAATTCGCGGCAGTTCCGCTCGATGGCACCGATCATCTCCTCGGCCTGCCGGTCGGCAAACGGGCGCGCTCGCGTATCGGTCGGAACGATATGGTCGACGGTGGCGAAGGTGCGATTCGCAAACGGTACGGCCAGCCCGCTCTCCCGCAACATCTGGAACGCTTGCGGACTGGTAACTTCGTGAACCAGATGCAGCCCGATGAAGAGCTGCGTCTGTCCGGACGGCAGATCTCGAACGGTGTGGGCGTCCCATACCTTGTCCAGAAGGCTCTTCCCCATGCAACCCCTCGTGAGAGACACTCCTTAGCGCATAGCTCAGGCGGGAGCGAGTCTCGACCGCTCGGTGCCCCGCAGGGGAACGACCTTGGTCTCCCGACTGCGACCAATGGCGAAGGTCCAGTCCGTATAGCGGACCCGTTCCGGAGTCACCCGGATGATCAGAATGCGCGGATCGTCACGCACGCAGTCGAGCGCCGGGAAGCGCTCGCTCAGCAGTGCCTCGCCATACTCGCGCGCCTCGCCGGTGAGCACCTCCGCCCGCCCGATGATCTCAACGCCGCGCATCGGGATGCGGAAGCCGTCGTCGATCACCAGCGACACGGTCGGCTGCTGCAGCACGCCGCGGTGCTTCACGCTGCCGGCAAAGACGAGAGAATACAGGTTCATGTCGTCCCCGACCGCATAACACGCGGTCGAGGCACGAACCTCGTCGTCCAGCGCCATGGCCATGACCATCGACTGGCGCTCGCGGATATATGCTTCAACTTCATCGATCATGATCTACCCCCACGTAACGAGAATGCCGGAGTGCCCCCGCCAAACGTCGCTCCGCCGGGACAACGTTGCGCATTGTGCCACGTCTACGCCACCGGCCACCAGAGGGATCGTGTGCAAGCCCAGCTTCCGATCGGCACGACCGACGCACCGCGGAAGGTCCTCGGCCCGGATCAGCGGTGCATCTCACGCCGCCGCTCGATGCGGCTCCTTATGAGACGGACCCTGGTGGGGCGGACGGCTCGGTTTCGGCCCGCGAACAGGGAATCCAGAATGGGAAACCGGAGGCTGGAGACCGGGAACGGGAGACCGGATACGTAGGGCCGTTCGCGGTCCCGTTGACGGGGCTCCGGAACGAAGCGGCCAGGGCCGGCACCGCCCGCCCGAATCCTCAGACCAACGAAGCAAAGACGGCGTCCGCCACCATCAATCCGCGCGCGGTCAGCCGCCAGGCGTCCGCGTGCAGCTCCAGCAAACCGTCACGCGCATGTTCGGCAAGGACCGGGAAGGCATCCTCTATCTCCACGCCGAAGCGGGTTCGGAACGTCTCGCTCTGCAAGCCCTCGCGGCAGCGCAGTCCCAGAAAGGCGAACTCGCCACGGGCCTGCGCCGCGGAGAGCGCTTCTTCACCGGCACGAGCATTGCCGGCGGTTTCGACCGCACGCATGTAAACCTCCGGGCTCGATGCGTTCCGCCATCTGGTTCCCCACCGATCTCCCGGTGCATGGGCATCGCCGACACAGCCGCTGAAGGAATGCGCACCGGCACCGACGCCGAGATACGGTTCATGGCGCCAGTAAGTAAGATTGTGCCGGCAGGCACGACCCGGCCGCGCGTAGTTCGAAACCTCGTAGTGCTCGTAACCGGCCCCGACCAGCGTTGCCTGTGCGTGTTCGAACAGGTCCGCCTCGACCTCGGCGGACAACTCGCGCAGCGCCCCTTGTGCCCGCAATCGGTGAAACGCCGTCCCGTTCTCGTAAGTCAGGTTGTACGCGGAGATATGCTCGGGTTGCAGCGCGCAGGCCTGGGCGAGGTCGGCCGACCACTCCGAAATCGTCTGTCCCGGCAGCGCGAAGATGAGATCGAGGTTGACGTTGTCGAACCCGGCAGCACGGGCAAGCGGCACCGCATTCAGGGCCTCGTCGGGTCCGTGGATGCGTCCGAGACGCCGCAGATGCCGGGCCACAAACGATTGGATCCCGAAGCTGATGCGGTTCACCCCATGCCGGCGATAACCCGCAAGGGTTGCGCGCGAGACGGTTCCCGGGTTGGCTTCGAGCGTGGTCTCGACGTCATCGGCCAGCTCCCATAAATCCGCGACCCGCCGCAGCACCGTACCGATCGAATCCGGCGAAAACAGCGAAGGCGTCCCCCCGCCGAAGAAGATCGTAGCCACCTGCCGCCCCTGCCAGGGGGCCTGCGTTGCGTAATGCCGCAACTCGGCACAGAGGGCATCCACGTAACGCCGCTCCGGCCGGCACTCGACGGCGTGCGAGTTGAAGTCGCAGTACGGGCATTTCGACTGGCAGTAGGGAATGTGGAGGTAGAGCGAGAAGAGGGGCATGGGGGGCTTGAGGGCATGGAGGCGTGGGATATCCCTCCAGTCTCCACTTCCTAGTACTTCCTCATCACCGCGACCACGACGCCGCGCACCGTCACGTCCTTCTGCTTGAGGACGAGAGGCGTCATATTCGCATTCGCCGGGACCAGGCGTACCCTGTCACCGCGTTCGCGGTAGAACTTCTTTACGGTCGCCTCGCCGTTGACAATTGCAACGACCGTCTCTCCGTTCTCGGCCGTGGCGCGCTCTTCGACCACGATGTAGTCGCCGTCGAGGATGCCCTCGTCGACCATGGAGTCGCCGCGCACGCGAAGCGCGAACGTATTCTGCCGGCGCACGAACTCCTCGGGCACGGTGAACCGGTCGCTGACCTCGACGGCCTCGATCGGCCGCCCGGCGGCAACGTAGCCGAGCATCGGCAACTCCACCGCGGCACGGGGCTTCTGTTGGGGCACCAGCTCGATGGCGCGACTGAAGTTCCAGCGCCGGCGGATGAGACCCTTCTCTTCGAGATTGCAGAGATGTTTGTGGACCGTCGCCAGCGAAGCCAGCTTGAAGTGCTCGCCAATTTCCTCGAGTGTCGGCGCATATCCCTGGCGGGCAATGTAATCCCCCAGATAGTCGTAAAGCTCCTTCTGCCGTTTCGTGAGAATCATGGATCCGCCTTGAGTACTGTCAGGCGTATAGCGAAAATTAAGCGAAGGCTCAACCGACAAAAACGGCGGACGGAGAAGATCGCCGTCCGCCGTCTCGAAGAAGCGGGCCGCTAGGCGCAGCCGGCCAGGGCGTTGTTCACCGCACTGATGATGTCGTCGATCGCCACAAGGACGTCGCCGTTGCCGTCCGCCCTCGGGCAGGTCGACAGCGACTGCGTACCGTTGGCGATATTGACCATCGTTATGATTTCCTCGACCGTAACTTCTCCATCGTTACCGCAATCGCCGGTGCAGGCGGGCTGCGGCGGCGGCGTCGGAGTCGGGGTCGCCATGGGGGTCGCCGTAGGTTGAGTCCCCGAACTCTCGGCGCAAGTACCTTCCTGACAGCGGGTGTTGGTCGTGCACTCGTTGAAATCGTCGCACGGCCCACCCTCGTTCCTGGGCGTCTCCTGACAGGCATTGCCCACGGCCTGGCGCTGCATACACTCGTCGCTCACGCAAAGGTTGTACGACTCGCACCGTCCGACCTGCGGGTTACAGAACTCCAGGGTTAGCGGATTGCCGTCGTCCGGACATTCGATCGGTACGGAACCCATACAAACCGGCGGCACCGCCGGTATTCCGGGAAACGTCGGGATGACGAAGCACGTCCCGGCGGTAAAGCAGGCGGAGTTCATCAGGTGACACGGCGATCCAGATGCCGCCGACGTTCCACCGGCGCACATCCCGTCCAGGCAGGTGGGGTTTGGGAGGCACTCGCCGGAAGCCGGGGCGTTACACGCGGTACCGTTGGGAAGCGGCTGTCCCGGCTGGCAGATATCGTCGGGGCCGCAGGTGCCGGCGCCTGTGCACTCGTCGTAATCGTCGCATTGTTGCGCGCGGCCCGGCACCGCGCCGAGAAAGCCAGCATACACCACCACCCCAACGAGCAGCATCGAAACGCCCCGCATCGTTAACCTCCTCACTGTTTCCAATAATTCCTTGGCTGCTGCCGATCAGTCAAGCGCTAACTCCGCGGCTCACTACAGCCGCTCGATCACCTGTTCAAGGTCGTTGACGATGGTCTCGGCCGCAAGCGCCCTGCCCTCCGATTCTCGGAAGCTGGGAAACAGCGCGCGGGCACCGCGCTCGATCAGCAGAGTGCGCAGCCCGGCGCCGCGCCCCCCGACGATATCCTCGAGATACATGTCGCCGACGTGCAATGCGGCCTCCGGATCCACGCCTGCCCGATCGAGGGCAGCCGCGAAGATCCGCCGATCCGGCTTGCGCACCCCCTCGACGGCGGACACGACAACGAAATCCACCAGCGGCGCGATTCCCAGTCGGTCGAGAAACAGCGGCAGGTTCGACGGTGCGTTCGACAGCACGCCAACCCGGACACCGCGTCCACGCAGCGCACGTAAGGCTTCGTGCACCTCGGGAAAGACCGCCCAATTGGCATCGCTCCAGAAGCGATCGAGAAAGCGGCGCGCCAGCGCGGCGTGGTCGCCGTCAACGCCGAGCTGGGAGAAGATGACCCGCCCGAGCTGTTCGAACATGGCGGCGAACTCCGCGTCGGAGTCCGAGTACTCGGCACCGTCCCGAAAACGCTCTTCGGCGTGCTCGGCGGCGGCGCGCCACAGTGCCCGAACCATCTCCTCGCACCCCTCCGCGGTCGCCGGGACGCCGGCGTCCCGGCACAGGTCGGCAAAAATCTCCCACATCGACGCCCGCGGATAGGCCATCGTCCACCCGACGTCGAGAAACACGGCACGCGTTGAAGGCATCTTCCGGTTGTCGTCTCCGCTGTGGCTTACTGACGCTTTACTTCGCCGGGTGCGCATGGCACCACCGGAAGCCGTTCGAGACGAAAGCAGGTTGAATGCTCATTCTCAAGGCCTTTATCCTCGGCATTGTCGAAGGCGTCACCGAGTTCTTGCCGGTGTCCTCGACCGGACACCTGATCGTCGCATCCGCGGTGCTGGACTATCCCGCCGAGGCGCGGGATGCGTTCGACATCTTCATACAGCTCGGCGCCATCCTCGCGGTTGTCTGGCATTTCCGTTTGCATCTGTTCGAGATCGTCAGTCAGGCGCCGACCCGGAAGGTGGACCGCGACCTCATCGGCAAGATCCTGATCGCGTTTCTTCCCGCGGCCGTCATCGGATTCCTCTTTCACCGTCCTATCGAACGTTACCTCTTCAGTCCGACGGTAGTCGGCGTAACACTGATTCTCGGCGGGATCCTGATCATTGTGGTCGAACGGCGCGCGTGGCGCTTCCGCACGCACGCAATGGAAGCGATCACCTGGCGCGAGGCGCTGCTGGTGGGTATCGCTCAGACGGTCTCGATGATCCCCGGTGTGTCGCGCGCGGGAGCAACGATCATCGGTGGCATGTTCGCCGGCCTGGATCGACCGGTGGCAACGCAGTTCTCGTTCTACCTGTCCATCCCCACCCTCGCAGCGGCCAGTCTGTACAGCCTCTTCAAGGCCCGCCACCTGCTCAACGACGGCCACGCCGCACCGCTGGCGATCGGATTCCTCACGTCGTTCGTGGCCGCGTTGATCGTGGTCCGGGCCTTTATCGGCTTCGTGCAGCGTCACGACTTCACGGCGTTCGGGTATTACCGCATCGCGTTCGGAATCCTCGTGCTCGCAGTGCTCCGTTGACTTTCAAACATAGCGGGCGGTGGCCCGTCAGGGCACGGATCAGTCGAGCCGTTCGTGCGTCTCGATGTCGAGCGGCGCATGGATGTGCGCGCTCGGGGCCGGACTGGTCAACACGCGGTAGAAGCAGTACGCGGTGAAACCAACAACGAAGCTCAGAGACACGAGCATGATCACCCAGCCGGCGACCGTCATGGCAGCCTCCTCGCACCGATCCCGTCGAACCGGCGTTCGCGCTCCCAACGCCGCGCGGCAAGCCGTGTCAACAAGAGAAAAAACAGGAACACAACCAGAATGAAGCTGGCGGTTAGCAGCGCCGCCGGGCTCTCGACGATGGCCCGCAGCTGACCCGGCAGCTTCTGATAGGTGAAAGCGCCAAGGATGACGACGAGGTAAGTCGGGCAGACGTATCTGAAAACCACGGCGAACCAGGTCGGTATTCTTATGTCGCTGCCACGGTTGGCCTCGCGAATACCGCGCTCCGCACCCACCACCCACGCAAATAGAATCACCTCGAACAGCGCCAGCACGATCAGCAAGGCACTGCCGACCCAGAAGTCCATGACATCGAGCGCAACGCCGTCCTTGGTGAAGTAGACGACGATAAGGCACCCGAACGCGGTGATCAGCCCGAGGGCCGCCATGGCCACGTGGCGGCTGAGACCGAATCCCTCTTCGAAGAAGGCAATCGCCGGCTGGAGCATCGAGATCGAACTGGTTACCGCCGCCAGGAACAGCAGACCGAACCAAAGAAAGCCGAAGAAGTTCCCGAACGGGAGGTACTGGAACACCACGGGCACGGCATGGAACCCCAGCCCGATGCTCGACCCGGCAACCGCGGCCAGAGGCGCCGCGCCCAGAAACACGAAGGCCGCGGGAATCGTGATTAGCCCCCCGAGGCACACCTCGCAGAACTCGTTGGTAGCGGATGCCGTCAGACCCGAAAGGTTCACGTCGTCGCTCGGCTTCAGATAGCTCGCGTAGGTGAGAATGATCCCGAAGCCCACCGAGAGAGTGAAGAACACCTGGCCGGCCGCTTCCAGCCACACCTGCGGGTCGGCAAGCGCCGAGAACAGCCCGCCTCCCGCCGAGGGCTTCGGGTTCCACATGAAGCCGAGGCCGTTCAGAACGTTCTGTTCGGGAAGCGCCGGATTCGGGGTTCCCAGCGTCAGTACGCGGGCGAGTACGATCAACGCCGCAACGATGAGCGCCGGCATGGCGTAGGTGCAAAAACGCTCGATGCCTTTGGAAACTCCGCCGTAGATCAGCAGGAAGTTGAGGCCGAAGCACAGCGCCAGCGCAACCACCACCGGCGAGTCGCCCCCCAACAGCGCCCCGTCCGCGCCCGCGCCAACGTAGGAATTGAACCGCGTGCTGAAATATGCCGCAAATTGAGCCGGGTCACCACCCGGGTCGATGTTACCGGCCAGGTAGTCCCAGGCGTAGCCGAGACACCAGGACTCGATAAACACGTAGTACATGTAGATGACGACGGGTATGAGCACGGCCAGGGCTCCGAACACCTGCGAGGCACCGTGTCGCCACACGACGCAAAACAAACCGGGCGCCGAGTTGAACCCGTGCCGGCCGCCGTGGCGCCCGAGCGTCCACTCGAGCCAACAGATCGGAATCCCGAGGATCAGCAGCGAGATGAAATACGGGATCATGAACGCCCCACCCCCATAGAGCGCCGCCCGGCCCGGGAAGCGGAGAAAGTTCCCCAGACCGACCGCCGAACCCGCCACCGCCAGAATCACCCCCAGCCGGGTTCCCCAGTTTTCCCGCTGCCTCGTCTTCGTCATTGGCACCTACCCGGGGCGGACCCTGCCAAGCATTTGCGTTAAGGTCAACGTGGTCGGGTTGAGGCACAATCTGCGTTTGCTATAAGCCCGCGATGTCCGTGACGACCGCCTGGCACGAGGCCCAGGGCATAATGGGCCCGGGGGCCCTGGGTCCCGACGAGGTCGCCGCCGCTTTCGGGGCCTCCGCGGTGCCGCTGCTGCCACCGATCCCCTTCTCGGCCGCCGAGTTGCGAGCGGGTCGTGCGGCGGGTGAAATGCTGGTGCTGCGCACCGACCGCCTCGCCGCCGACAAGCCATTGACCATCCTCGCGATGATCGATCGCGTTCCGGACGCGTTTGACGCCCGTGCGTTGCGTACGACCGGGTATCTGCTGAAGGATGAATGGGGAATCGCCCTCGAACCGCTGGCCGCCACCGACACATGCCGTGCCGCCTGGGCGCTGGTCGCTACGGACGTCCTGCCCGCCAGTTGCAACCGACCGTTCGACGAGCAGGCCGCCGCCCTGGCGCGATACACCAGTGAACGCGGGCTGCCGGCCAATGCCTTACGCCGTCGCACCGCCGTTGAGGCGGTTTACGATACGGTACTTCATTTCGCTGCCGGCCGCGGGCGGTTGCTCGAACGTACCTGGGACTGGACCAGTTCCATGACGGTCGACGAGGGTTTTCTCAACATTGGCGGGTTCGGCCCCACGGGCATGCAGATCGTCGGCTATTCGCCCGGTATTCGCCACGGTGCACTCGGCCTTTGCCCCACGAGCGCGACCACGGGTTAGGAGTGCCGCATGTACTTCGTAACCACAAAGCACCCGGGCTACGTCCTCTTTTGTCTGACCCCAAGTGAGCGGGCCGCCGTCGGGATAACCGAGAAGAAGAACGTTCAGGTGCTCGTTCGTGGCGCCGACCGATCCGAGTGGGAGGTCATCGGCGAGTGGCCAGCCAGTGCGTGGTCACACACCTCGTTCATGGCCGCCTGGCATCGCCGCACGGAACCCGACGATCCCCACGACCTGTTGTCGGTTCTACCGGCCACGATCCGCGAGCGCGCTCGCGGGTAGCCGAACGGCCGGCAGTCCTTCGAAGATAACGGGCTACCAACCGTCGCCGGTCGTTTCTCGGCGCCGTTTGGGCCACTCGCAACCTGGGCGAACCCCCGCAAGCGGAGGGAGCGCCAGCCGAGCGCAATCCAAAGACTCTCCCCCCGCTTGCGGGGGGATTAAGGGGGTTGAGGGTCAGCGTGCGGAACTGCACGCGAATCTTAGGGGGACTGTACTAACGCGCGTAGTAGCGCAGACAGGCTTCGGGTGTACCGTCCGTATCTGTTCCGGTCGCCTTCTCGACGGCGTCGACAACACAGGAATCGGCAACGGCGAGCTGGAACGCGTCGAAGTTCATCTCTGCAACTCCGCTGCCGACGGCAGTGAAGGTCGCGTCGCAGACAATCGTCTGCAAGTTCCGCAACTCGCGCATGTCGAAGTCGCAAAGCTGCGCCGGCGGAGCTTCGGTCAGACGTGCGAGAACGACGCGCACGGTCGTTTCCGTGCATACGTCGATATCTGTCACGGCGGTCAACGCGAAGGATCGCATCAACAACTCGCCCCCGCCGACCGCGGTCATCATGCCGCACTCTCCCGTACTGCCGGGAGCGGCCCTGGTTATCCTGTAACGCCCATCGAGGTTCGTCAGCGCCTGCCCGAGCAGCACCCCGCTCTCTACCTTGCCATCGGCGGCGTCGATTTCGCTGACGCGGAGCAGCGACACGACCGCTCCACCGCCGACTGGGCGAACGCCCGGGTTCGAGGCCGCGTAAGCACTCCCCAGGAGCGCCGGTAGACGGAGCCAGTTCGGACTACGTTCCGCGGCCGCGATCTCACCGTTGACTGCGTACACCGTACCGCTAACGATCGCGGTGGTGTCCTCGCCGGAATTCGACTGGTTCACCGAGATGGTTCCGTCGTTGCCGCACGCAGCGACGAGCACCGCCAACAGGATCCCGCCGGCCGCCTCACTGACGACAGACGCGTACGTGTTGCGTCGCCGCCTCCGCGGCCTCACCGGCCGCCGGCGCCGCTCTGTCTGGATCCCGTGGCTCATACCTTCGCTCCCGCTGAGTTACCCCTCTCAAATGACCATTGCCGGCGCCGCAATGTCAAGCCAATTACCGAGGCGCGCGACCCGCGGTAGTCGATATACGCTTGTATTATGGCGCCCCGCGCGGGATGCTCCCCTGAGCCTCGTTCGATCAGCAGAAGGTTTACCGATGTCTTTCGCCGAACGGCCGCTCATCCACCGGCTATTCGTCCTCAATATCGCCCTGCAGGCATTCGACCTGGTGGCCACTTACCAGGGACTCCAGCTCGGGTGGCGTGAGGCCAACCCCATCATCGTTGCCGCCTTCGACTACGTCGGCGTCGGCCCCGCCCTCCTGCTGTTCAAGGCGAAGGCCTGCGGTTTTCTGGTGCTGTTGCGCTACCTCGGCGACGACACCGTGGTAACAACGGCCATGCACCTCACCGCCGGCGCCTACGCGACCCTGTCGCTAGTTCCGTGGCTGGCCAAGTATGTAGGGCTGTTGTTGGGGGCGATCTAAAGAGGGCTTGGGGGGGGGGCGTCGAAGGCCTCGATCCCTCAGGGCACTCAAGACCTCACGACCCCAGGACCCCAACACCATCGAGACCGCCGGTCACGCCGCCGCGCGCTCGGTAGGCTTGCGACGCCGACGCGGCTCGCACGGTAGTATCTTGTGGCGCCGGGCGGAGCGCAGCCTGACGCGGCCGACCTTCGCTCCGATGGCTTGCGGTGCCGCCAACTGCCGCTCTTTCCAGCGCAGCAGGCTGTTCCGAAAATACTCCGGGTGGATGCCCAGAACGGCGCATACCGCCTCGAACGAAAAGATCAGTGACCCGTCTTCGTGGAATAGCCACGCCTCCGCCTCGCGAAACAGACGCTGAGAACGGGGACGCGTCGCCGTCACGTACTTCTGGTAGCACGCCACGGCATCCTCCAGCACCGCTAACATCAACCGCCGCTCCCCCTCGAATCCCACGTGCGGCGCTAGTCCGTCATAGTACTGCGACGGCAACAGGATCTCGGGCTCGATCAACCGCGGCACCGACCCCGATTGCGTCGTGGCCTCGTACTCCCTGGTCCACTGCGCTGGTGATGCACCCGCTGCTTCGAGCATGGCCCTACCCTCTCCCTCTCCGCTAACGGAATGAAATGGCGAAATTTTCCTCATCCTCACGCACAATTCGTGCCACTCGTGGGCCGAGGAACCTCAGCCCTAAGGCCCCGATAATACTCTACTTTGCGGCGCCCGAATTCGCGTGATTACCCCTCCGCTGTTTAGAACCGAACAGCCTGCGTCGCAAAACGTGACTCCGGCATGACCGGCCGGCTCGACGGGAACGAGGTGGACCGGCCACCTCGGAGTCTAACCGCACATGCCCGGGCTGGACCCTGGCTAACGAATGACCGTCATGTTCCGCCACCCGCTCTGCGAGCTGACGCTCCCCCTGCACCGCCGACCTTCCACGAACCGGTTCCGACGCTGACCGCGCCCCCGTCTGCGCGCGCTCGCGTCCGCGTATCGATTGCGGTTATTCGTCCCACCCTTTACGGCGGCGGAGGGCGGCCAAGGCGAGGACGGGTAACACAAGCCAGAGCATTCCCGCGAGCCCCGACTCTCGATTGTTCTGTCCGGCCACATCGCATCCGG comes from the Candidatus Binatia bacterium genome and includes:
- the leuC gene encoding 3-isopropylmalate dehydratase large subunit; the protein is MGKSLLDKVWDAHTVRDLPSGQTQLFIGLHLVHEVTSPQAFQMLRESGLAVPFANRTFATVDHIVPTDTRARPFADRQAEEMIGAIERNCREFGIRFFDAATGHQGIVHVLGPELGLTQPGMTIACGDSHTSTHGALGTVAFGIGTSQVRDVLASQCLAMSRPRVRRIEVSGTLGPGVYAKDVVLHIIRKLGVKGGVGYAYEYAGPVFERMSMEERMTVCNMSIEGGARLGYVNPDATTVEYLRGREFVPAGAAFDRAKAWWLSMASDAGAGYDDVVRMDGGGIAPTVTWGINPGQAIGVDETIPAPESFSADELAVAEDAFEYMGLVPGAPIRGTRIDVAFIGSCTNGRLSDLREAARVARRGHVAAHVKALVVPGSEAVARAAEAEGLHEVFRAAGFEWRLPGCSMCLAMNPDRLEGRQMCASSSNRNFKGRQGSPTGRTLLMSPAMVAAAAIEGHVVDVRELLRDRAA
- the leuD gene encoding 3-isopropylmalate dehydratase small subunit; this translates as MALVSITRVAGRPIPLRGNDIDTDRIIPARFMKAITFDGMGQYAFHDARFDAEGRSLGHAMDHPPFAAKGPRIAVVNKNFGCGSSREHAPQALLRWGIKALVGESFADIFFGNCVALGIPCVTATAADIAALMAAVEEDPGHDLVVDLEGMVATYRGRSYRVTLPADTRTRLLDGSWDATRFLVEALDAVREKAARLPYMRDFRD
- the hemW gene encoding radical SAM family heme chaperone HemW translates to MPLFSLYLHIPYCQSKCPYCDFNSHAVECRPERRYVDALCAELRHYATQAPWQGRQVATIFFGGGTPSLFSPDSIGTVLRRVADLWELADDVETTLEANPGTVSRATLAGYRRHGVNRISFGIQSFVARHLRRLGRIHGPDEALNAVPLARAAGFDNVNLDLIFALPGQTISEWSADLAQACALQPEHISAYNLTYENGTAFHRLRAQGALRELSAEVEADLFEHAQATLVGAGYEHYEVSNYARPGRACRHNLTYWRHEPYLGVGAGAHSFSGCVGDAHAPGDRWGTRWRNASSPEVYMRAVETAGNARAGEEALSAAQARGEFAFLGLRCREGLQSETFRTRFGVEIEDAFPVLAEHARDGLLELHADAWRLTARGLMVADAVFASLV
- a CDS encoding undecaprenyl-diphosphate phosphatase — encoded protein: MLILKAFILGIVEGVTEFLPVSSTGHLIVASAVLDYPAEARDAFDIFIQLGAILAVVWHFRLHLFEIVSQAPTRKVDRDLIGKILIAFLPAAVIGFLFHRPIERYLFSPTVVGVTLILGGILIIVVERRAWRFRTHAMEAITWREALLVGIAQTVSMIPGVSRAGATIIGGMFAGLDRPVATQFSFYLSIPTLAAASLYSLFKARHLLNDGHAAPLAIGFLTSFVAALIVVRAFIGFVQRHDFTAFGYYRIAFGILVLAVLR
- a CDS encoding sodium:calcium symporter, with the protein product MTKTRQRENWGTRLGVILAVAGSAVGLGNFLRFPGRAALYGGGAFMIPYFISLLILGIPICWLEWTLGRHGGRHGFNSAPGLFCVVWRHGASQVFGALAVLIPVVIYMYYVFIESWCLGYAWDYLAGNIDPGGDPAQFAAYFSTRFNSYVGAGADGALLGGDSPVVVALALCFGLNFLLIYGGVSKGIERFCTYAMPALIVAALIVLARVLTLGTPNPALPEQNVLNGLGFMWNPKPSAGGGLFSALADPQVWLEAAGQVFFTLSVGFGIILTYASYLKPSDDVNLSGLTASATNEFCEVCLGGLITIPAAFVFLGAAPLAAVAGSSIGLGFHAVPVVFQYLPFGNFFGFLWFGLLFLAAVTSSISMLQPAIAFFEEGFGLSRHVAMAALGLITAFGCLIVVYFTKDGVALDVMDFWVGSALLIVLALFEVILFAWVVGAERGIREANRGSDIRIPTWFAVVFRYVCPTYLVVILGAFTYQKLPGQLRAIVESPAALLTASFILVVFLFFLLLTRLAARRWERERRFDGIGARRLP
- a CDS encoding HAD-IA family hydrolase produces the protein MPSTRAVFLDVGWTMAYPRASMWEIFADLCRDAGVPATAEGCEEMVRALWRAAAEHAEERFRDGAEYSDSDAEFAAMFEQLGRVIFSQLGVDGDHAALARRFLDRFWSDANWAVFPEVHEALRALRGRGVRVGVLSNAPSNLPLFLDRLGIAPLVDFVVVSAVEGVRKPDRRIFAAALDRAGVDPEAALHVGDMYLEDIVGGRGAGLRTLLIERGARALFPSFRESEGRALAAETIVNDLEQVIERL
- a CDS encoding pyridoxamine 5'-phosphate oxidase family protein, giving the protein MIDEVEAYIRERQSMVMAMALDDEVRASTACYAVGDDMNLYSLVFAGSVKHRGVLQQPTVSLVIDDGFRIPMRGVEIIGRAEVLTGEAREYGEALLSERFPALDCVRDDPRILIIRVTPERVRYTDWTFAIGRSRETKVVPLRGTERSRLAPA
- a CDS encoding DUF5658 family protein, coding for MSFAERPLIHRLFVLNIALQAFDLVATYQGLQLGWREANPIIVAAFDYVGVGPALLLFKAKACGFLVLLRYLGDDTVVTTAMHLTAGAYATLSLVPWLAKYVGLLLGAI
- the lexA gene encoding transcriptional repressor LexA, which produces MILTKRQKELYDYLGDYIARQGYAPTLEEIGEHFKLASLATVHKHLCNLEEKGLIRRRWNFSRAIELVPQQKPRAAVELPMLGYVAAGRPIEAVEVSDRFTVPEEFVRRQNTFALRVRGDSMVDEGILDGDYIVVEERATAENGETVVAIVNGEATVKKFYRERGDRVRLVPANANMTPLVLKQKDVTVRGVVVAVMRKY